GGCAACAATCTGTACGTGCTCAACTTTATTAAGGATTTCTGCAGCTTTAACACCAATCGCATCCGTCACCACAGCATCGGCGGTAATACGCCCTTCCATTGTGTTAATTAACGCCGTAGGTTGTTCGTAGATCTCTTTCTGCATAAAGTGGCGATACTTACCTTTATCACCCGCATCATGCTCCGCATTGGATTCGCTAATTTCGCGCTCAACTGGCTCGCCATTTTCAGCAAAAACACTGACTTCACGACGAGTGATCTCGGCAACGTCTCCCTCTTCAAGGTACATAAAGCGACGCGTCACATTCAACAGCGCCAATTGATCAGAGGCTAAGAAGTTCTCACCGACACCAAAACCGATCACAATTGGGCTACCAGAGCGCGCAACCACAAGACGAGATGGATCTTTACGATCCATCACCACTGTTCCGTATGCTCCATCAAGCTGCTTAACGGTTTTTTGTAATGCTTCCAGCAATGATTCAGAGGTACGCAGTTCCCACTCCATTAGATGCGCAATAACTTCAGTGTCTGTCTGAGATTCAAATACATAACCACGCTCACGAAGCAGCGCACGCAACTCTTCATGGTTTTCGATGATGCCGTTGTGAACCACCGTAATATCACCAGAAATATGCGGGTGAGCATTGATTTCAGAAGGCTCACCATGTGTTGCCCAACGCGTATGTGCGATACCGGTGCCTCCTTTAACTTCGGCACTCTCAACTGCGTCAGCCAGTTCTTTCACTTTGCCTAAACGGCGCAGACGAGTCAGGTTTAGTTCCGCATCAACGACAGCGACACCCGCTGAGTCGTAACCTCGATATTCTAAACGTTTTAATCCTTCGACTAGAATTTCTGCTACATCACGTTGCGCTACGGCACCTACGATTCCGCACATAAAGTTTCTCCAATTTAATCTCTATCCATAGGGCAGCAAGCAAAGGGCCCTAAATTTCTTAACTACGCAAGAATGACTCTCACGCCATGTGATTCAATTTGTTGCTGATATTCAATTGCCAAATCTTGGTTGGTAATCAAGACATCAATCGCATCCCAACTTAATTCTAAGTTCGGGATTTTTCGCCCGATCTTTTCTGACTCCACCATTACGATGACTTCGCGCGACACTTCAGCCATAACCTTGCTCAAGCCAACCAGTTCATTGAAGGTCGTGGTACCTCGATCAAGGTCCACACCATCGGCCCCGATGAATAACTGGTCAAAGTCGTAAGATCGCAAGACTGTTTCAGCGACTTGACCTTGAAATGATTCCGAATGCGCATCCCAAGTTCCGCCAGTCATTAATAGGTGAGGTTCACTCTCAAGCTCATTGAGAGCGTTGGCAACGTGTAGGGAATTTGTCATTACCACCAAGCCACGTTTGCCATTTAATTGTTGGATCAGTGCCGCTGTGGTACTACCGCTGTCGATCACGATACGGTTGTGATCACGAATCAAGTTCGCCGCAGCCATTGACAACTCAACCTTTCGAATCGAAACCTTTCCATCCAACTCTTCACTAACCACTTCCGAAGGTAACGCGATCGCACCACCGTATCGGCGCAATAATTGACCGTTTTTCTCCAGTGACGCCAAATCCTTTCTAATTGTGACTTCTGAGGTTTCAAACTTAGTAGAAAGTTCTTCTACACTCACTTCACCTTTACTGTTCACCAAAGAAGAAATTGCGTGTCTGCGTAGTTGTGTGTTTCGTTTTGACATGTTTTAAAAAATACAAAGTTTCGATTCAAAACTAATTATAGTCACTTCGAAACTTATTCGTCCATTTATTTCGATGCAAAAAATTAATATTTAGAGAGAAAACCTTGTCCTAAGACAATTCTTAAGCAGTGATATTGAATTGATTCGGTGGTAGAATTCGCAACGGAAAAGAAAAAAAATTACAGAATTCAGCATTATTTTTGTAATCAAAGACAGTTAAAGTGGTCTAAATCACAAAATTAGCGGTCTTGATAGCGTCAAAATGGTCATAAAATGACTAAATTAGACAAAAGACTTTCAAAACTGGAGCAAATCAAGAAGGCGTAGCTACACTGATAACTTGCAGGCACAAAATGCAGTTCTCAGCATTTGTTTCAGAGAGAAAGTGTTCGAGAGAAAGAACATTTTCACAAACCAAGTTTAAAAATCGTAATCATCTTATTTACCGGAGAGTATCTTCCATGAAAAAGACCAAAATCGTATGTACGATTGGCCCTAAAACTGAATCAGTAGAGAAGCTAACTGAACTTGTAAACGCAGGCATGAACGTAATGCGTCTAAACTTCTCTCACGGTGACTACGCAGAACACGGCACTCGTATCGATAACTTCCGTAAAGTAATGGAAGTTACTGGTAAGCAACTTGCTATCCTTCTAGATACTAAAGGTCCAGAAATCCGCACTATCAAACTAGAAGGCGGCAATGACGTTGATCTAGTTGCTGGTCAAGAATTCACTTTCACAACTGATACTTCTGTTGTAGGTAACAAAGAAACTGTAGCAGTAACTTACGCAGGTTTTGCACAAGACCTAGCCGCTGGTAACACTATCCTAGTTGATGACGGCCTAATTGAAATGGAAGTTATCTCAACAACTGAAACTGAAGTTAAATGTAAAGTGCTTAACAACGGTGCTCTAGGTGAGAACAAAGGTGTAAACCTTCCTGGCGTTTCCGTTCAGCTTCCAGCTCTATCTGAAAAAGATAAGAACGACCTTAAGTTTGGTTGTGAGCAAGGCGTTGATTTCGTTGCTGCATCTTTCATCCGTAAAGCATCTGATGTTAAAGAAATCCGTGAAATCCTAACGGCTAACGGTGGCGAGCACATCCACATCATCTCTAAGATCGAAAACCAAGAAGGTGTTGATAACTTCGACGAGATCCTAGAACTTTCTGACGGTATCATGGTTGCTCGTGGTGACCTAGGTGTTGAAATCCCTGCTGAAGAAGTAATCTTCGCGCAGAAGATGATGATCGAAAAATGTAACCGCGCACGCAAAGTAGTTATCACTGCAACGCAAATGCTAGATTCTATGATCAACAACCCACGTCCAACTCGTGCTGAAGCGGGTGACGTTGCGAACGCAATCATGGATGGTACTGACGCAGTAATGCTTTCTGGTGAAACTGCTAAAGGTAAGTACCCAGTTGAAGCTGTTTCTATCATGGCTCAAATCGCAAACCGTACAGACTCTGCACTAAAAGCTGAGCTAGGTTCTCGTCTAGACAGCCCACGTCTACGCATTACTGAAGCAGTATGTAAAGGCGCTGTAGACACTGCTGAAAAACTAGCTGCACCACTTATCATCGTGGCAACTGAAGGCGGTAAGTCTGCTCGTTCAGTACGTAAGTACTTCCCAACTGCAAGCATCGTTGCTCTAACAACTAACGCGAAAACTGCAGCGCAACTAGTACTAACTAAAGGCGTTCGTCCAGTTCTTGTTGACTCTATCGACAGCACTGATGACTTCTACAAAAACGGTAAAGAGTACGCACTAACTTCTGGTTTCGGTAAGAAAGGCGATATCGTTGTTATGGTTTCTGGTGCTCTAGTCGCTTCAGGCACAACAAACACAGCTTCTGTACACGTTTTATAATTTTAAAATACGTACCAGCGAATAAACAAAAAGAGGGCTATGCCCTCTTTTTTTATATACCCGCTTGCCTCGTTATTCAGTACGCTGTATATTCGCGCAAAAGTACTACGTACCGTTAAATCAGATTCAAGGTTGAAGCAGCTCTGATTGCTATAGCGAGGATTGTATAGTGCCAAGCCCGACGTTAACTGACAAAGTCGCTAAGATGATCCGACAGGATATCTTAGTGGGAAATTTTGCCCCTAGTGAAAAACTAGTTGTTGCCGAGCTAAAGAAGCGATATGACGTAGGTGCGTCACCTATTCGCGAAGCATTAGTTCAACTTTCATGGTCTAAATTTGTTGTGGTTGAACCGCAAAAAGGATGCTGGGTCGCCCCTATTTCAGCATCAGAGTTGGCTGACCTACACGAAAGTTTACATGTCATAACTCCCGTATTACTCAAGCAAGCGATTAATCATGGCGATGAAAGCTGGGAACTTGAGTTACTCACTGCATACCATAAGCTATCACGCTTAAAATCGATGCAAGAGGAGTATGATTGGATGGAATGGCAAGATAGACAGCGCCACTTCCATGAATGTTTGCTCAACGCAGCGACATCAAAAATCATGCTATCTTTTTTTGCCGATCTGCTAAACCAAGTCCAGCGCTATAATTTCCACGCTATTAATCAAGGACTTAACATTAGTAGTTTTGATATTGATGAGTATGAAGCGATTGTGAAATGTGTCTTAGCCAAAGACACGGATAGTGCAGTGAGCAAATACGAACGCTATATTTCAAACATGGTTTTGCAACTGGACCAAGCGGTTAGCCCAGCTGCATAAAATGCCAAGTTCATCGGCTTGAGGCATTAGTCTTCAAGTCGGTAAACCACGTCAACTCGATCACGAATTACGATGGTCGAGTCTTGATAACCGTTCGATTCCGACTTCATATCCATACTCATTGCGCGCATCAGTACTGGTCTTGCGCTCGGTGAGTTGTATGTCACTTGCCAAACATGGCCAAGCTCTTGGTCAAAACCTTTCGCTAATGATTGCGCCTTTTCTTTGGCATCATTGATCGCCGCCATTCTAGCCTGCTGTTGATACTTAGCTTCATCTCTGACTTTCAGGGTGATGTTATCCACCTGATTAATCCCAGAACTCAAAGCAATATCTAAGTAGCTATTTAGATTTTCCAGCTGCTCAACGGTCACCGTAATTGAACGACTCGCACGGTAGCCAACCAGTTCAGGTTGCCCTTTCTTTGGGTAGTGATACTGAGGTGAAAGGTATAAGTTAGTGCTAGTGATATCTTCAGCCACCACACCTTTTTGCTTCAACTGCTCAAGAAAAGCCGCAACCGCTTTATCGACACTTTGCTTTGCCTGCTCCGCCGTCATCGTGGTTTCAACCACTTGAACAGAGAACTCAGCCATATCGGGTTTTGCCACCACTTCCCCATAACCGGATGTCGATAGATGCGGAAAGCTCGGTTCATTTGCTAACGATGCAAAACTCAACGTCGAGGACAGCGCGAGAACTGCCAAAGATAACTTATTCATATCTATCACCTTGTTCGTATAGTTGGTCAGTACATAATAAGAAATTATCGACGTTTCACCAGCCAAAGGGAGATAAAATGACATAAAACTAACTCTGTCAACTCGGCAAAATATCTCGAGAATGGGCAATAATCGCATCCGACATCGCTTTCAAAATACCGGTTTCCAACTGCCAGTGATGCCAGTAGATTCGATGGGAAAGAAAAAATCCGGGCGTAATATCCACCAGCGAACCGTTGTCGAGTTCATCTTCAATTTGCAGTTTTGGGATCAGGCAGTAGGCGACGCCAGAAAGCGCCAGTTTCACAAAAGCTTCTGAGCTTCTAACGGTATGTTTTAGGACACTCCCTTTGGGTAGATTGAAGTGTTGATGGATAAAACGGTCATTCATATCATCATGGTGATCAAAAGCTAAGGTCGGCGCTTTGAGCAATGATTCTCTATTTACTCCATTAGGAAAGTAGTGCTGGCAAAACTGCGGACTGGCAACACATAGATAATCGACTCGCCCAAGATAGTCAGCATCACAACCAGGAATAGATTGAGACTCCAAGCTAATCGCCCCAGCTACCTCACCACTTTTTAACTTCTCTAGGGTTCGCCCTTCATCATCCACCACTAAGTTAAGCGCCACTCGCTCACGTTGCAGCAACTGCGTGAGTGCGGGCAGCAACCATGTTGCCAAGCTGTCTGCGTTGGTCGCAATTGAGAGTTGTAACGGTTGGAAACTGGCATCGTTGCGCAGTTCAGGGACCAACTCACTTTCCAGCAACCTTACGCGGCGATAGAGACCCAACAATTTTTTCCCGATTGGCGTCGGCTTAGGTGGCTGTTCACGAATCAACGCGGGTTGAGCAAGGAATTTTTCTAACTGTTTTATTCGCTGAGAGACCGCAGATTGAGAAATATAAAGCTGTTCAGCAGCATGTTCAAAACTGCCAAATTGCACGATAGCATCTAATGCTTCTATCCATTTGTAATCTAAACCACGCACCGTTTTCCCCTAACTGAATGCTACATAAGCAAAACTTATATTACATTAAAATCATTAAATATACTTATTTAATGGTTGCCGTTATCTTCGCTGCATATTAAACCTCACTTTGGAGAAAAACAGTGAACTTTTGGGTGTTACTACAAGGCTTTGGGCTCGGCGCAACGATGATTATTCCTATTGGCGCACAAAACGCTTATGTACTTAGTCAAGGGATAAAACGCCAGCATCACCTTACAACAGCGATGACATGTAGCATTCTAGACACTATTTTTATCTCTCTTGGTGTGTTTGGTGGCGGCGCACTACTGTCGCAAAATGAGCTTCTGCTTAATGCAGTAACACTTGGTGGTATCGCGTTTTTAACTGTCTATGGTTTGATTGCGCTTAAAAGTGCTTTTCGCGATCCAGCCAAATCTGAGCAAACTCAGCATGTGCTTGCCCGTGGTCGTCGTACAGTGATTCTTGGTGCGATGGCAGTGACGATTCTTAACCCACACCTCTACTTAGATACCGTGGTGATCTTAGGGTCGATTGGCGGTCAGTTTGAGGGGCAAGATAGAATTGCCTTTGCGATTGGCACGATGATGGCGTCGTTTGTTTGGTTTCACGTACTCTCAATTGGTGCTGCCAAACTGGGGCCAACGCTTTCAAAGCCTAAAGTGAAAAAAGGTATCGACATTCTCGTTGCGACTATGATGTTCACGATTGCCGCAATGCTGACCAATGGGCTAATTGAAAAATATTGGTAAGCCAACTACTAAACGGTCAAAAAAGCGAGGCTCTTAGGCCTCGCTTTTGCTATGTATTCCGCGTTATTTCAGAGAAATAACTACGCTTCCACCTTGTTGAGGTGAACATCCATTTGCGGAAATGGGATCTCGATACCGTTGGCATCTAACGCTTCTTTGATTGCTTGGTTTGAATCAAAGTATACATCCCAGTAATCAGCCGTCTTACACCATGGGCGAACCACAAAGTTTACTGATGAGTCTGCTAGTGCTACCACACCGATGGTGATGTCGTGATCTTTCAAGATACGCTCATCTTTCTCTAGTGCTTCTTGGATTACTTTCTTAGTCAGTTTTAGGTCTGAGCTGTAAGAAACACCGATCGTTAGGTCTACACGGCGTGTATCATGGCGCGAGTAGTTAGTAATTGGCGAGCCAATGACACCTGAGTTAGGCACAACAACCATCTTGTTATCTGGTGTTTTTAGTACAGTTTGGAAAATTTGAATCGCTTCAACGCTACCTGCTACACCACCCACTTCAACATAGTCACCTGACTTAAATGGACGGAAACCAACAATCAGCACGCCTGCTGCAAAGTTTGATAGTGACCCTTGTAGAGCAAGACCAATTGCTAAGCCTGCCGCACCAATAACCGCTACCACAGAAGCTGTTTGTACGCCGATTCGGCTTAGCGCTGCAATTAGAACGATCACAAATAGCGTGTAACGTACGATGCCATGAAGAAACTCAACAACTGCTTTATCCATTTTCTTCTTATCAAGCATCTTAGCAACGCTATTGGCAACCGCCTTAGCGATGATGTTACCGATAAATAGAATCAGTACTGCAGAAATAATGTTCACACCGTACTGGATTAGTAGGTCTGAGTTATCATTTAACCAAGTTTGAGCTTGAGAAAGGCTATCTACCAATGGAGCTTCAATCCCCGTTGACTCACCTGCCATATCAATTTCCTCTTAAATAAATACGTGACTAACCCTTTAGCTCACGCGCTGCTTTTATATAACGACAAATATCACCCAAGCTGCCGCAGCGACTTGAATATCTATTTACTGAACGAATGCCAGTTTGCCGGCAAGATAGCCCAGATTGTTTGTTTAGAAAAGTAAAGATTGTGCAAAGACAATCGAAAACAAAGGCTTATTTGCCTATTTTATTATCGGCAAGTTAAAGCCTACGCATTTGAGTTACATTTCGCCACATTTTTTTAGCACAAATTTTGACTATCTTAGTTTTTAGGCATAAAAAAACCCGCTCGTTGAGCGGGCTTCAATAATACGAATTCGACTAACGAATTATAGTACGTCGATTGCGTTTAGGTCAGCGAAAGCTTTCTCTAGACGAGCAACCATTGACGCTTGGCCTGAACGTAGCCATACACGTGGGTCGTAGTATTTCTTGTTTGGCGCAGATTCACCAGTTGGGTTACCGATTTGACCTTGTAGGTAATCACGGTTTTCAGCTTCGTAAGTACGGATACCGTCCCAAGTTGCCCACTGTGTATCAGTATCGATGTTCATTTTGATAACACCGTAAGAGATAGACTCTTTGATTTCTGCTTCAGTTGAACCAGAACCACCGTGGAATACGAAGTTTAGCGCGTTTGGTGCAATACCAAATTTCTCTGCACAGTATGCTTGAGAATCACGTAGGATAGTTGGAGTCAGTACAACGTTACCCGCTTGGTAAACACCGTGTACGTTACCGAAAGATGCTGCGATAGTGAAACGGTGGCTGATTGGGCTTAGTTTCTCGTATGCGTATGCAACGTCTTCTGGAGAAGTGTATAGCTCAGACTGATCCATATCAGTGTTGTCTACGCCATCTTCTTCACCACCAGTACAACCTAGTTCGAATTCTAGAGTCATACCCATTTTTTCCATGCGCTCTAGGTACTTAGCACAGATTTCGATGTTCTCTTCTAGAGACTCTTCAGAAAGGTCGATCATGTGAGAAGAGAATAGTGGCTTACCAGTTTGAGCGAAGAACTCTTCACCCGCGTCTAGTAGACCGTCGATCCAAGGAAGTAGTTTCTTCGCAGCGTGGTCAGTGTGAAGAATTACAGGAACACCGTAAGATTCAGCTACAGCGTGTACATATTTAGCACCCGCTACAGCGCCAAGAATTTGTGCTTCTTGACCTTCAAGTTTTAGACCTTTACCACAGAAGAAGCCAGCACCACCGTTAGAGAACTGAACAACAACAGGTGCTTTAACTTTAGCAGCAGCTTCAAGTACACCGTTGATTGAGTCTGTGTTAACTACGTTAACAGCTGGAAGTGCAAAGTTGTTTTCTTTAGCAACTTCAAAAACTTTCTGAACGTCATCACCAGAGATTACACCTGGTTTTACGAAATCGAAGATCTTAGACATGGGATGTAGTCCTATTTATCTGTCGTTTTAAAAATTAAAACTTACTAATTTAAAATTTTGCAAACGTTTGCTCACAACTGACGCCATTCTAGCAGAGAATATTGTGACATGCAGCAAACAACAGAGCGGGAGATTACTCCCCCGCTCTTTTCATTCTTACTTTGCGCGTGCTTCTAGCATTTCAACTGCAGGAAGAACTTTACCTTCAACGAATTCAAGGAAAGCGCCGCCGCCAGTAGAGATGTATGAAACGTCAGCTTTGATACCAAACTGGTCGATAGCTGCTAGCGTGTCACCACCACCTGCTACAGAGAATGCTGCAGATTTAGCGATTGCTTCAGAGATACCTTTAGTACCCGCTTCGAAGTTCTTGAACTCGAATACACCTACAGGGCCGTTCCAAAGGATCGTTTTCGCGTTTGCGATGATTTCAGCTAGAGCTGCAGTTGAATCTGGACCTAGGTCGAAGATCATGTCGTCATCTTGAACGTCAGCAACGTT
This is a stretch of genomic DNA from Vibrio panuliri. It encodes these proteins:
- a CDS encoding DeoR/GlpR family DNA-binding transcription regulator codes for the protein MSKRNTQLRRHAISSLVNSKGEVSVEELSTKFETSEVTIRKDLASLEKNGQLLRRYGGAIALPSEVVSEELDGKVSIRKVELSMAAANLIRDHNRIVIDSGSTTAALIQQLNGKRGLVVMTNSLHVANALNELESEPHLLMTGGTWDAHSESFQGQVAETVLRSYDFDQLFIGADGVDLDRGTTTFNELVGLSKVMAEVSREVIVMVESEKIGRKIPNLELSWDAIDVLITNQDLAIEYQQQIESHGVRVILA
- the pykF gene encoding pyruvate kinase PykF, with amino-acid sequence MKKTKIVCTIGPKTESVEKLTELVNAGMNVMRLNFSHGDYAEHGTRIDNFRKVMEVTGKQLAILLDTKGPEIRTIKLEGGNDVDLVAGQEFTFTTDTSVVGNKETVAVTYAGFAQDLAAGNTILVDDGLIEMEVISTTETEVKCKVLNNGALGENKGVNLPGVSVQLPALSEKDKNDLKFGCEQGVDFVAASFIRKASDVKEIREILTANGGEHIHIISKIENQEGVDNFDEILELSDGIMVARGDLGVEIPAEEVIFAQKMMIEKCNRARKVVITATQMLDSMINNPRPTRAEAGDVANAIMDGTDAVMLSGETAKGKYPVEAVSIMAQIANRTDSALKAELGSRLDSPRLRITEAVCKGAVDTAEKLAAPLIIVATEGGKSARSVRKYFPTASIVALTTNAKTAAQLVLTKGVRPVLVDSIDSTDDFYKNGKEYALTSGFGKKGDIVVMVSGALVASGTTNTASVHVL
- a CDS encoding GntR family transcriptional regulator — protein: MPSPTLTDKVAKMIRQDILVGNFAPSEKLVVAELKKRYDVGASPIREALVQLSWSKFVVVEPQKGCWVAPISASELADLHESLHVITPVLLKQAINHGDESWELELLTAYHKLSRLKSMQEEYDWMEWQDRQRHFHECLLNAATSKIMLSFFADLLNQVQRYNFHAINQGLNISSFDIDEYEAIVKCVLAKDTDSAVSKYERYISNMVLQLDQAVSPAA
- a CDS encoding oxidative stress defense protein codes for the protein MNKLSLAVLALSSTLSFASLANEPSFPHLSTSGYGEVVAKPDMAEFSVQVVETTMTAEQAKQSVDKAVAAFLEQLKQKGVVAEDITSTNLYLSPQYHYPKKGQPELVGYRASRSITVTVEQLENLNSYLDIALSSGINQVDNITLKVRDEAKYQQQARMAAINDAKEKAQSLAKGFDQELGHVWQVTYNSPSARPVLMRAMSMDMKSESNGYQDSTIVIRDRVDVVYRLED
- a CDS encoding LysR family transcriptional regulator ArgP; this translates as MRGLDYKWIEALDAIVQFGSFEHAAEQLYISQSAVSQRIKQLEKFLAQPALIREQPPKPTPIGKKLLGLYRRVRLLESELVPELRNDASFQPLQLSIATNADSLATWLLPALTQLLQRERVALNLVVDDEGRTLEKLKSGEVAGAISLESQSIPGCDADYLGRVDYLCVASPQFCQHYFPNGVNRESLLKAPTLAFDHHDDMNDRFIHQHFNLPKGSVLKHTVRSSEAFVKLALSGVAYCLIPKLQIEDELDNGSLVDITPGFFLSHRIYWHHWQLETGILKAMSDAIIAHSRDILPS
- a CDS encoding LysE/ArgO family amino acid transporter, with translation MNFWVLLQGFGLGATMIIPIGAQNAYVLSQGIKRQHHLTTAMTCSILDTIFISLGVFGGGALLSQNELLLNAVTLGGIAFLTVYGLIALKSAFRDPAKSEQTQHVLARGRRTVILGAMAVTILNPHLYLDTVVILGSIGGQFEGQDRIAFAIGTMMASFVWFHVLSIGAAKLGPTLSKPKVKKGIDILVATMMFTIAAMLTNGLIEKYW
- the mscS gene encoding small-conductance mechanosensitive channel MscS, coding for MAGESTGIEAPLVDSLSQAQTWLNDNSDLLIQYGVNIISAVLILFIGNIIAKAVANSVAKMLDKKKMDKAVVEFLHGIVRYTLFVIVLIAALSRIGVQTASVVAVIGAAGLAIGLALQGSLSNFAAGVLIVGFRPFKSGDYVEVGGVAGSVEAIQIFQTVLKTPDNKMVVVPNSGVIGSPITNYSRHDTRRVDLTIGVSYSSDLKLTKKVIQEALEKDERILKDHDITIGVVALADSSVNFVVRPWCKTADYWDVYFDSNQAIKEALDANGIEIPFPQMDVHLNKVEA
- the fbaA gene encoding class II fructose-bisphosphate aldolase, coding for MSKIFDFVKPGVISGDDVQKVFEVAKENNFALPAVNVVNTDSINGVLEAAAKVKAPVVVQFSNGGAGFFCGKGLKLEGQEAQILGAVAGAKYVHAVAESYGVPVILHTDHAAKKLLPWIDGLLDAGEEFFAQTGKPLFSSHMIDLSEESLEENIEICAKYLERMEKMGMTLEFELGCTGGEEDGVDNTDMDQSELYTSPEDVAYAYEKLSPISHRFTIAASFGNVHGVYQAGNVVLTPTILRDSQAYCAEKFGIAPNALNFVFHGGSGSTEAEIKESISYGVIKMNIDTDTQWATWDGIRTYEAENRDYLQGQIGNPTGESAPNKKYYDPRVWLRSGQASMVARLEKAFADLNAIDVL